A section of the Callithrix jacchus isolate 240 chromosome 14, calJac240_pri, whole genome shotgun sequence genome encodes:
- the LOC100406285 gene encoding uncharacterized protein LOC100406285 produces the protein MATQGEAIPGKAIPGKAIPGKARQGRAGQGRVGHGKAGRGRVGPGRAEQGKASWQGKRQQGKRWQGKRWQGKRHQGKRRQKSARQKAAKGGKAKEEEGRQVKRKKKKAGKAKEEEGRQGKRRRRRWAKQKKKKKAGKAKERRRRQARQKKEEEGRRGKRRRRQARQKKEEEGRRGKRKKKKAGEAKERRRRQARQKKKKAGKAKEEEGGQGKRRRRRARQKKKKAGKAKEEEEGRRGKRKKKKAGEAKERRRRQARQKKKKAGKAKEEEGGQGKRRRRRARQKKKKAGKAKEEEEGRQGKRRKEGRMASKRIKEGRKARQKKRRKAGQGKRRQRKRMQGKRRQGKRRQGKEGKAKGGRQGKRRQARQKKAGKAKEGKAMQKARQGKATQFLAKQDNSREGNSRQGKIRQGKRQGNAKGKARQGKARQLNFWQSKTIPGKANQGKARQGKARQHKARQF, from the coding sequence atggcaaCCCAAGGcgaggcaatcccaggcaaggcaatcccaggtaaggcaatcccaggcaaggcaaggcaaggcagggcagggcagggcagggtaggGCATGGCAAGGCAGGACGGGGCAGGGTGGGGCCgggcagggcagagcagggcaaGGCAAGTTGGCAAGGCAAAAGGCAGCAAGGAAAACGGTGGCAAGGCAAAAGGTGGCAAGGCAAAAGGCATCAAGGCAAAAGGAGGCAAAAGTCAGCAAGGCAAAAGGCGGCAAAGGgtggcaaggcaaaagaagaagaaggcaggcaagtaaaaagaaagaaaaagaaagcaggcaaggcaaaagaagaagaaggcaggcaaggcaaaagaagaagaagaaggtgggcaaagcaaaagaagaagaagaaggctggcaaggcaaaagaaagaagaagaaggcaggcaaggcaaaagaaagaagaagaaggcaggcgaggcaaaagaagaagaaggcaggcgaggcaaaagaaagaagaagaaggcaggcgaggcaaaagaaagaagaagaaggcaggcgaggcaaaagaaagaagaagaaggcaggcaaggcaaaagaagaagaaggcgggcaaggcaaaagaagaagaaggcgggcaaggcaaaagaagaagaaggcgggcaaggcaaaagaagaagaaggcaggcaaggcaaaagaagaagaagaaggcaggcgaggcaaaagaaagaagaagaaggcaggcgaggcaaaagaaagaagaagaaggcaggcaaggcaaaagaagaagaaggcgggcaaggcaaaagaagaagaaggtgggcaaggcaaaagaagaagaaggcgggcaaggcaaaagaagaagaaggcaggcaaggcaaaagaagaagaagaaggcaggcaaggcaaaagaagaaaagaaggaaggatggcaagcaaaagaattaaagaaggaaggaaggcaaggcaaaagaaaagaaggaaggcagggcaAGGTAAAAGAAGGCAACGCAAAAGaatgcaaggcaaaagaaggcaaggtaaaagaaggcaaggcaaagaaggcaaggcaaaaggaggcaggcaaggcaaaagaaggcaggcaaggcaaaagaaggcaggcaaggcaaaagaaggcaaggcaatgcaaaaggcaaggcaaggcaaggcaactcaatttctggcaaagcaagacaattccagggaaggcaattcaaggcaaggcaaaataaggcaaggcaaaaggcaaggcaatgcaaaaggtaaggcaaggcaaggcaaggcaaggcaactcaatttctggcaaagcaagacaattccagggaaggcaaatcaaggcaaggcaaggcaaggcaaggcaaggcaacacaaggcaaggcaattctag